From the genome of Metarhizium brunneum chromosome 4, complete sequence, one region includes:
- the RPC1_1 gene encoding DNA-directed RNA polymerase III subunit RPC1: protein MIHSTEGPVKQQLEDKLPKRFKGIKFGIQSNQDIANQAVLEVSDRLLYDIENNRAPYRHGPLDPRLGTSSKSGKCDTCHDSLQNCIGHFGHVRLPLPAFHIGYLRFIMSILQEICKDCGRVLLEEPERRSFLKELRRPMDNLRRTQICKRINEQCRKSKTCPYCGSVNGQIRKIGVLKLTHDKFSFYNKSTAAKKVPPESKVKFDDSFSQAKRENPELEKHLRKAMEDLNPLRVLNLFKMISPTDCELLGLDPAEGRPEMFIWQFVPAPPVCIRPSVAQDNASNEDDLTTKLADIVWVSGMIRSALQKGSPIQTIMEQWEYLQTQIAMYVNSDVPGLQQPGFGKSTRGFCQRLKGKQGRFRGNLSGKRVDFSGRTVISPDPNLGIDQVAVPQLVAKNLTYPEKVNRQNIEKLRQCVRNGCDVWPGAQGILKKEDDSYYKFNLRFGNRDLAAKQLSYGDIVERHLEDGDVVLFNRQPSLHKLSIMSHLAKIRPWRTFRLNECVCNPYNADFDGDEMNLHVPQTEEARAEAINLMGVKYNLATPKNGEPIIAATQDFITAAFLLSSKDRFFDRKSFSYICMHMMEQGTKIEIPPPAIVAPKALWTGKQIFSIMMRPNKDCSVKINLDAKCRAYKARPGQCPDMDPNDGWLVVRNSEVMCGRMDKSTVGSGKKDSIFYVILRDFGPDEAVIAMNRLAKLCARALTNRGFSIGVGDVFPTETLNVEKENLVSTAYKMCDDLIETFKQGKLDKAPGCNMEQTLENSISGILSKVRQQAGSYCIDTLSRNNAPLIMAQSGSKGSDINVAQMVAVVGQQIIGGQRVPDGFQDRSLPHFHKNARQPPSKGFVKNSFYTGLFPTEFLFHAISGREGLVDTAVKTAETGYMSRRLMKSLEDLSTQYDDTVRTSGGGIVQFQFGADKLDPVDMEGSAEPVNFKRTWSHAETLTWDNEEAAMTPSEIRAFCDSMLAVERKRFPRHGLAYGEKLDYEDTTDYGIDEHEGARRFLKTIENHVEGLASKLEKVRKLAGFDGDKMLRATAQDHADRTAKVTATTLRLFIKMCLEKYKKAHVEPGHAVGAVGAQSIGEPGTQMTLKTFHFAGVAGMSITQGVPRIKEIINASKNISTPVITCPLMNDKQIEAARVVKGRIEKTYILDVLHFVEDEWRPDEGNVVLQIDRSALSDLHLGIGIYDIAESICKQRKLKIPREDLSVYGERIVIRVRDASDMPARKTTRTKPALEDSGDMLLRANFLRRALPHVPISGYSEATRAIIQTSEQNTHMVLVEGYGLRECMTTEGVIGTQTRSNNVMECRDVLGIEAARSTIADEISQVMGDMGIDPRHMQLLADVMTYKGEVLGITRFGLSKMRDSVLQLASFEKTPDHLFEAAAGMKTDQIEGVSECIIMGQTMAVGTGAFQVVRRLGIRPGDMAQKKTLFEDAWNSEVRGKKKVRRRA from the coding sequence ATGATCCACTCGACAGAGGGTCCTGtcaagcagcagcttgagGACAAGCTGCCCAAGCGCTTCAAGGGCATCAAGTTTGGCATTCAGTCGAACCAGGACATTGCCAACCAAGCCGTCCTTGAGGTCTCGGACCGACTGCTGTACGATATTGAAAACAACCGAGCTCCATATCGCCATGGGCCTTTGGATCCGAGGCTGGGAACCTCGAGCAAGAGCGGCAAATGCGACACTTGCCATGACTCTCTACAGAACTGTATTGGGCACTTTGGCCACGTCAGATTGCCTCTGCCGGCCTTTCATATTGGCTATTTGCGATTCATCATGTCCATTCTGCAGGAGATTTGCAAGGATTGTGGAAGAGTGTTATTGGAAGAGCCCGAACGGCGGTCCTTCCTCAAGGAGCTGAGACGGCCGATGGACAACCTCCGCCGTACGCAGATTTGCAAAAGAATCAACGAGCAGTGCCGCAAGTCCAAGACTTGCCCCTACTGTGGATCGGTGAATGGCCAGATTCGAAAAATCGGCGTCCTCAAGCTCACGCATGACAAATTTtccttttataataaatctacCGCCGCCAAGAAGGTTCCTCCCGAAAGCAAAGTCAAGTTCGACGACTCCTTCTCCCAAGCAAAGCGCGAGAATCCCGAGCTCGAGAAGCACCTCcgcaaggccatggaggaTCTGAACCCTCTCAGGGTATTGAACCTCTTCAAAATGATAAGCCCAACGGACTGCGAGCTGCTTGGTCTTGATCCAGCCGAGGGACGTCCAGAAATGTTCATTTGGCAATTTGTGCCTGCGCCCCCGGTGTGTATTCGACCCTCGGTGGCACAGGATAATGCCAGCAACGAAGATGATCTTACAACCAAATTGGCCGATATTGTTTGGGTGAGCGGCATGATCCGATCAGCCCTACAAAAAGGCTCTCCCATCCAAACAATCATGGAACAGTGGGAGTACCTGCAGACTCAGATAGCCATGTACGTCAACAGTGATGTTCCAGGTCTGCAGCAGCCAGGATTTGGCAAATCCACCAGAGGTTTCTGCCAGCGATTAAAGGGAAAACAAGGTCGGTTTAGAGGTAATTTGTCCGGAAAGCGAGTCGATTTCTCTGGCCGTACCGTTATTTCGCCCGACCCCAACTTGGGGATCGACCAAGTTGCTGTCCCCCAGCTTGTCGCCAAAAACTTGACATATCCCGAAAAGGTCAATCGGCAAAACATCGAAAAGCTACGCCAATGTGTCCGAAACGGCTGCGATGTGTGGCCTGGAGCGCAGGGAATCCTcaagaaagaagacgacAGTTACTACAAATTCAATCTACGCTTTGGTAATAGAGATTTGGCGGCCAAGCAACTTAGCTATGGCGATATTGTCGAACGCCACCTCGAGGACGGTGACGTGGTGCTCTTCAACCGTCAACCCTCCCTTCACAAGCTCAGTATTATGAGCCATCTCGCCAAGATTCGACCCTGGAGGACATTTCGTCTCAATGAGTGTGTGTGCAACCCGTACAATGCTGATtttgatggtgatgaaatgAACCTCCACGTTCCTCAGACAGAAGAGGCGAGGGCAGAGGCTATCAATCTCATGGGCGTCAAGTACAATCTAGCTACCCCCAAGAACGGAGAACCGATTATTGCTGCAACGCAAGATTTCATCACAGCTGCTTTCTTGCTAAGTAGTAAGGATCGATTCTTTGATCGCAAATCGTTTTCATACATCTGCATGCACATGATGGAGCAGGGAACTAAAATCGAGATTCCTCCTCCCGCTATTGTGGCACCAAAGGCCCTGTGGACTGGAAAACAAATATTCAGCATCATGATGAGACCAAACAAGGACTGTTCCGTCAAGATCAACCTTGACGCAAAGTGTCGAGCATACAAAGCGCGCCCCGGGCAATGCCCTGATATGGACCCCAATGATGGCTGGCTTGTTGTTCGCAATTCAGAGGTCATGTGTGGTCGTATGGACAAGTCAACCGTCGGATCTGGAAAGAAGGATTCCATCTTCTATGTTATTCTTCGAGATTTCGGCCCAGACGAGGCAGTTATTGCCATGAATCGGCTAGCCAAGCTTTGCGCCAGAGCGCTCACGAACCGAGGATTTTCTATTGGTGTTGGCGACGTCTTCCCTACAGAGACTCTGAATGTCGAGAAAGAGAACTTGGTATCGACCGCCTATAAGATGTGTGACGATCTTATCGAGACTTTTAAGCAAGGCAAACTAGACAAGGCTCCGGGCTGTAACATGGAGCAGACTCTGGAAAACTCCATCTCTGGTATTCTCAGCAAGGTTCGACAGCAGGCCGGTTCTTACTGTATTGATACTCTGAGTCGAAACAACGCTCCCCTCATCATGGCGCAGTCTGGCTCCAAGGGCTCCGATATTAACGTTGCTCAAATGGTGGCCGTTGTCGGTCAGCAAATTATTGGTGGGCAGCGAGTTCCTGATGGGTTCCAAGACAGAAGTTTGCCTCATTTCCACAAGAACGCTCGCCAACCCCCCTCTAAAGGCTTCGTCAAGAATAGTTTCTACACGGGATTATTTCCCACGGAATTCTTATTCCACGCCATTTCTGGTCGTGAAGGTCTGGTCGATACTGCTGTCAAGACTGCTGAAACTGGTTATATGTCGCGACGACTGATGAAGTCACTGGAGGATTTATCAACTCAGTATGATGACACTGTCAGAACATCAGGAGGTGGCATTGTTCAGTTCCAGTTTGGAGCTGACAAGCTCGACCCTGTTGACATGGAGGGCTCCGCTGAGCCCGTCAACTTTAAGCGAACTTGGAGTCATGCCGAAACACTTACCTGGGATAATGAGGAGGCCGCCATGACCCCCAGCGAAATCAGGGCATTCTGTGACTCCATGCTTGCTGTTGAGCGAAAGCGGTTTCCCAGGCATGGGCTAGCATATGGCGAGAAGCTTGACTACGAAGACACAACGGATTACGGTATTGATGAGCACGAAGGTGCCCGACGCTTCCTGAAGACCATTGAAAACCATGTAGAAGGATTGGCTTCCAAGCTCGAGAAGGTCCGAAAGCTGGCTGGATTTGATGGCGACAAGATGCTCAGGGCCACTGCTCAAGATCATGCTGACCGTACTGCCAAGGTGACGGCAACAACGTTGCGGCTCTTTATCAAGATGTGTCTTGAAAAGTACAAGAAAGCCCACGTGGAACCTGGCCATGCTGTCGGAGCCGTTGGTGCTCAGTCTATTGGTGAACCTGGTACGCAGATGACGCTGAAAACTTTCCATTTTGCTGGTGTTGCCGGTATGAGTATCACACAGGGTGTACCGCGTATCAAGGAAATCATCAATGCCTCCAAGAATATTAGCACGCCGGTTATTACATGCCCTCTGATGAACGATAAACAAATTGAGGCCGCAAGAGTCGTCAAAGGCCGTATCGAAAAGACGTACATCTTGGACGTGCTACATTTTGTCGAAGACGAATGGCGTCCTGACGAGGGCAACGTGGTACTACAAATTGACCGAAGCGCTCTGTCAGACCTACACCTGGGCATTGGTATTTATGACATTGCCGAATCCATCTGCAAACAGCGAAAACTCAAGATTCCTCGGGAAGACCTGTCTGTCTATGGCGAGAGGATCGTCATTCGGGTACGGGATGCAAGTGATATGCCCGCCAGAAAGACGACACGTACCAAGCCAGCCCTCGAGGACAGCGGCGACATGTTACTACGAGCCAACTTCTTGCGTCGCGCGCTCCCGCACGTCCCCATTTCTGGGTATTCGGAGGCTACTCGTGCCATTATTCAAACATCGGAGCAGAACACCCACATGGTGCTTGTCGAAGGTTATGGATTACGCGAGTGCATGACTACAGAGGGAGTCATTGGCACCCAAACCCGGTCAAACAATGTCATGGAGTGTCGTGACGTGCTTGGTATCGAAGCTGCACGAAGCACCATTGCTGATGAGATCAGCCAGGTCATGGGTGACATGGGTATCGACCCTCGACATATGCAGCTTCTTGCCGACGTCATGACGTACAAGGGAGAGGTGCTAGGTATCACGCGATTTGGTCTCTCCAAGATGCGCGACAGTGTATTGCAGCTGGCATCGTTTGAAAAGACGCCGGACCACTTGTTCGAGGCTGCGGCGGGTATGAAGACGGACCAGATTGAGGGTGTAAGTGAGTGTATTATCATGGGACAGACGATGGCTGTGGGCACGGGCGCATTCCAGGTTGTACGACGGCTGGGGATCCGACCGGGGGACATGGCGCAGAAAAAGACACTATTCGAGGATGCGTGGAATTCGGAAGTGagggggaagaagaaggtgagGAGGAGAGCATAG
- the COPB2 gene encoding Coatomer subunit beta' produces MKLDVKRQLYARSERVKGVDFHPQEPWILTTLYSGHVYIWSYETQQTVKTFELTEVPVRAGRFVARKNWIVCGSDDFQIRVYNYNTSEKVAQFEAHPDYIRAIAVHPTLPFILTASDDMTIKLWDWDKGWKCVQVFEGHSHYVMGIAINPKDTNTFASACLDRTVKIWSLGSSTANFTLEAHESKGVNHVDYYPHSDKPYLLTTSDDRTVKVWDYTTKSLIATLEGHTNNVSFACYHPELPVIVSGSEDGTIRIWHANTYRFEQSLNYSLERAWCVSYQKGKQGIAVGYDDGAVVVKLGREEPAVSMDASGKLIWARHNEVVSSIIKGDASLKDNDPISLPTKDLGTCEVYPQTLIHSPNGRFVAVCGDGEYIIYTALAWRNKAFGSALDFVWGSKENSNDFAIRESAMSVKLYKNFVEKSGGLDVGFQADGLTGGILLGVTGQGGISFFDWATGGLVRRIEVEPKHVYWSESGELVAIACEDSCYVLRFSRESYIEAVQSGQIEDDGVESAFEVITDISETVRTGEWVGDCFLYTNSTNRLNYLVGDQTYTVSHFDKPMYILGYIQRDSKIYLADKDVNVTSFGLSLPVLEYQTLVLREDMETAAELLPTIPNDQLNKIARFLEGQGHKELALEVATDPEHKFDLALALNQLDTALELARAADVEHKWKTVGDSALAAWDVALAAECFTHAKDLGSLLLLHSSTGDREGLAALAKQAQEANSHNIAFSCSWLLGDVDQCADILTKTGRLAEAVLFSQTYKPSLTKPIVKDWKESLEKSKKGRVAKLVGVPEDDGDLFPEWDAWLKAETEGGSAANNLAETNGEHDEAGTEKQEKTEAEAEEEGEGEEEE; encoded by the exons ATGAAGCTCGACGTCAAG CGTCAGCTGTATGCTCGCAGTGAGCGAGTGAAAGGCGTCGACTTCCACCCCCAGGAGCCATGGATCCTCACCACACTCTACAGCG GCCATGTCTACATTTGGTCGTATGAGACTCAACAAACGGTCAAGACTTTCGAGCTTACCGAGGTACCTGTTCGAGCTGGTCGATTCGTCGCACGCAAGAACTGGATTGTCTGCGGCTCAGATGATTTCCAAATACGCGTCTACAATTACAACACGTCGGAAAAAGTGGCCCAATTCGAGGCTCACCCCGACTACATTCGCGCAATCGCGGTTCATCCAACTCTTCCCTTCATCTTGACCGCCTCCGACGATATGACGATTAAGCTCTGGGACTGGGACAAGGGTTGGAAGTGTGTTCAGGTGTTTGAGGGCCACAGCCACTATGTCATGGGTATTGCCATCAATCCCAAGGATACAAATACTTTTGCCTCTGCGTGCTTGGACCGAACTGTCAAGATATGGAGCTTGGGCTCGTCAACCGCCAACTTCACATTGGAAGCTCACGAGAGCAAGGGCGTGAACCACGTCGACTACTACCCTCACTCCGACAAGCCTTATCTTCTCACTACTTCTGACGACCGAACTGTCAAGGTCTGGGACTACACCACCAAGTCCCTGATTGCCACGCTCGAAGGCCACACCAACAATGTCTCCTTTGCTTGCTACCACCCAGAACTTCCCGTCATCGTTTCCGGTTCCGAGGACGGGACCATCCGAATCTGGCATGCCAACACCTATCGATTCGAGCAATCGTTGAACTACAGCCTGGAGCGCGCTTGGTGTGTCTCTTACCAGAAGGGCAAGCAAGGAATTGCTGTCGGCTACGACGATGGTGCTGTCGTGGTCAAACTGGGCCGAGAGGAGCCTGCTGTCTCTATGGATGCGTCTGGCAAGCTTATCTGGGCCAGACATAACGAGGTCGTGtcttccatcatcaagggAGATGCCTCCCTCAAGGACAATGATCCCATCTCGCTCCCCACCAAGGACCTTGGAACTTGTGAAGTATACCCTCAGACTTTGATTCACTCGCCAAACGGCCGTTTTGTCGCAGTttgtggcgatggcgagTATATCATCTACACAGCTCTAGCATGGCGCAACAAGGCGTTCGGATCTGCCTTGGACTTTGTCTGGGGCTCCAAGGAGAACAGCAACGACTTTGCCATTCGCGAGTCAGCAATGAGTGTCAAACTTTACAAAAATTTTGTTGAAAAGAGCGGCGGTCTCGATGTCGGCTTCCAGGCTGATGGTCTTACCGGTGGCATTCTTCTGGGTGTTACTGGCCAGGGTGGCATCTCATTCTTTGACTGGGCAACTGGTGGCTTGGTGCGAAGAATTGAAGTCGAGCCAAAACATGTTTACTGGTCAGAGAGTGGAGAATTGGTTGCCATTGCTTGCGAAGACAGCTGCTATGTCCTGAGATTTTCTCGAGAAAGCTATATCGAAGCTGTCCAGTCCGGCCAGATAGAGGATGACGGGGTTGAGTCGGCTTTCGAGGTCATTACTGACATTAGCGAAAC CGTCCGAACTGGTGAATGGGTTGGAGACTGCTTCCTCTACACTAACAGCACCAACCGCTTGAATTATTTGGTTGGCGACCAGACGTACACCGTATCACATTTTGACAAGCCCATGTATATCCTGGGCTACATCCAGCGAGACTCCAAAATCTATTTGGCCGACAAGGATGTCAACGTCACATCGTTTGGCCTCTCACTTCCCGTTCTTGAGTACCAGACTTTGGTTCTTCGAGAAGACATGGAAACGGCTGCCGAGCTGCTACCCACCATTCCCAACGATCAGCTTAACAAGATTGCGAGATTCCTCGAGGGACAGGGTCACAAGGAGCTGGCGTTGGAAGTTGCCACGGACCCTGAGCACAAGTTTGATCTTGCACTGGCATTGAACCAGCTGGATACGGCCCTGGAGCTGGCCCGCGCTGCTGATGTGGAGCACAAGTGGAAGACAGTGGGAGATTCTGCCCTGGCCGCATGGGATGTGGCTTTGGCCGCCGAGTGCTTTACTCACGCCAAGGATCTGGGCTCATTGCTTCTCCTCCACTCATCTACTGGTGACAGGGAAGGCCTGGCAGCTCTTGCGAAGCAAGCACAGGAAGCGAACTCTCACAACATTGCGTTTTCTTGCTCATGGCTCTTGGGTGACGTCGACCAGTGCGCGGACATTTTGACCAAGACGGGACGACTGGCCGAGGCTGTTCTTTTCTCACAAACATACAAGCCGAGCTTGACCAAGCCCATTGTGAAGGACTGGAAAGAGAGTTTGGAGAAGTCTAAGAAGGGCCGAGTAGCGAAACTTGTTGGAGTTCCCGAGGATGACGGTGACTTGTTCCCTGAATGGGATGCGTGGCTAAAGGCTGAGACTGAGGGCGGCTCGGCAGCGAATAATTTGGCGGAAACAAACGGCGAGCACGACGAAGCTGGGACCGAGAAGCAAGAGAAAACGGAGGCAGAGGCGGAggaagagggagagggcgaggaagaggagtAA
- the gad8_2 gene encoding Serine/threonine-protein kinase gad8 has protein sequence MATELKETHLGTLSPFARSPSTSTITEKDDKTPSASGAVTPTTESAIAASEAMAQAPVVTPPKPGILVVTLHEGQGFSLPESHRNAFTSQHQGSLSTSNAASSVASSVRPSSSQRVAGSFINGSARPHSSAGGFGGIPTKHGRISGKYMPYALLDFDKVQVFVNSVDGNPENPLWAGGNTQYKFDVSRVTELVIHLYLRNPSAGPGAGRSQDIFLGVARINPKFEERHPYVEDPKASKKDREKAAAEHAQRHKGDGHSGVEWVDIQFGTGKIKVGVEYVETRAGKLKIEDFELLKVVGKGSFGKVMQVRKKDTNRIYALKTIRKAHIISRSEVAHTLAERSVLAQINNPFIVPLKFSFQSPEKLYFVLAFVNGGELFYHLQKEHRFDVNRARFYTAELLCALECLHGFSVIYRDLKPENILLDYQGHIALCDFGLCKLDMKDEDRTNTFCGTPEYLAPELLMGKGYNKTVDWWTLGVLLYEMLTGLPPFYDENTNEMYRKILSEPLHFSDIVPPAAKDLLVKLLNRDPEERLGANGSAEIKAHPFFHAIDWRKLLQRKYEPTFKPSVADALDTINFDPDFTREAPQDSYVEGPMLSQTMQNQFQGFSYNRPIAGLGDAGGSVSDPSFVGSIQDQR, from the exons ATGGCTACAGAGCTCAAGGAGACCCATTTAGGGACTCTGAGCCCCTTTGCTCGATCGCCGTCCACCTCGACCATCACGGAGAAAGATGACAAGACACCATCAGCCTCCGGCGCCGTCACTCCGACCACAGAGAGCGCCATCG CCGCTTCAGAAGCCATGGCTCAGGCACCCGTCGTCACACCACCGAAGCCCGGCATTTTGGTTGTAACACTCCACGAGGGCCAAGGATTTTCATTGCCAGAGTCACATCGAAACGCCTTCACCTCACAGCATCAAGGATCGCTATCTACCAGCAATGCGGCGTCTAGCGTTGCCAGCTCTGTTCGGCCCTCATCTTCTCAACGAGTCGCCGGATCGTTTATAAACGGATCTGCCCGACCACACTCGTCAGCAGGAGGGTTTGGAGGCATTCCCACCAAACACGGCCGTATTTCGGGCAAGTATATGCCATATGCCCTTCTCGATTTCGACAAGGTCCAGGTGTTTGTGAATTCGGTCGACGGCAACCCCGAGAATCCACTCTGGGCAGGCGGAAATACTCAATACAAGTTTGACGTTTCGCGAGTGACAGAGCTCGTCATTCACCTCTACTTGAGGAATCCCAGTGCAGGCCCTGGGGCCGGTCGCAGTCAAGATATTTTCTTGGGTGTTGCCAGGATCAACCCGAAATTTGAAGAGAGGCATCCCTACGTCGAGGACCCCAAGGCGAGCAAGAAAGATCGAGAGAAGGCGGCCGCTGAACACGCACAACGCCACAAAGGTGACGGCCACAGCGGCGTCGAGTGGGTTGATATCCAATTTGGCACTGGAAAGATCAAGGTTGGTGTTGAATACGTCGAAACCCGCGCGGGTAAACTCAAGATTGAAGACTttgagctgctcaaggtAGTCGGAAAGGGCAGTTTTGGCAAGGTCATGCAGGTTCGCAAGAAAGATACGAATCGTATCTATGCCCTCAAGACTATTCGAAAGGCACACATCATTTCCCGATCTGAAGTTGCTCACACTCTAGCTGAGCGGTCTGTGCTGGCGCAGATCAATAATCCTTTCATTGTACCTCTTAAATTCAGTTTTCAGTCGCCTGAGAAGCTGTACTTTGTCCTTGCTTTTGTCAACGGCGGAGAGCTATTTTACCATTTACAGAAGGAGCATCGTTTTGATGTAAACAGAGCTAGGTTCTACACGGCGGAATTACTTTGCGCCTTGGAATGTTTACATGGATTCAGTGTTATTTACCGCGATCTTAAGCCTGAGAATATCTTGCTTGATTACCAGGGCCACATTGCGCTCTGTGACTTTGGTCTTTGCAAGCTCGATATGAAGGATGAAGACCGTACCAACACCTTCTGTGGCACTCCCGAATACCTGGCCCCGGAATTGCTCATGGGCAAGGGATACAACAAGACAGTTGACTGGTGGACACTCGGGGTTTTGCTGTACGAGATGTTGACGGGTCTGCCGCCATTTTATGACGAGAACACCAACGAGATGTACCGCAAGATTCTATCCGAACCGCTCCACTTCTCTGATATCGTACCCCCGGCTGCCAAAGATCTTCTCGTCAAGCTCTTGAACCGAGACCCCGAAGAGCGTCTAGGTGCCAATGGCTCTGCTGAGATCAAAGCACACCCCTTCTTCCATGCTATTGACTGGCGCAAGCTGCTGCAGCGCAAGTACGAGCCTACATTTAAGCCCAGTGTT GCTGACGCCTTGGACACTATTAACTTTGATCCGGATTTCACTAGAGAGGCACCCCAGGATTCATATGTGGAAGGACCAATGTTGTCACAAACCATGCAAAACCAGTTCCAAGGGTTTAGCTACAATCGGCCGATTGCTGGACTTGGAGATGCCGGCGGCAGTGTGAGCGATCCGTCGTTTGTGGGCAGTATTCAAGATCAACGATAA
- the pgi-1 gene encoding Glucose-6-phosphate isomerase: MAPANTLPAWAELQAHRDNVGKNFVLKEAFASDPERFSRFTRTFDSKGVSAEILFDFSKNFLTEETLDLLVKLAEQAGVEKKRDAMFAGEKINFTEKRAVYHTALRNVGGWDMKVDGVDVMNAPGGVNDVLKHMKEFSEQVRSGEWKGFTGKKLTTIVNVGIGGSDLGPVMVTEALKHYGADDMTLHFVSNIDGTHMAEALKNSDPETTLFLIASKTFTTAETTTNANTAKTWFLEKTGNKGEIAKHFVALSTNEPEVTKFGIDSRNMFGFESWVGGRYSVWSAIGLSVALYIGFDNFHKFLSGAHAMDKHFRETPIKNNIPILGGLLSVWYSDFFQAQTHLVAPFDQYLHRFPAYLQQLSMESNGKSIASDGSSVKYTTGPILFGEPCTNAQHSFFQLVHQGTKLIPTDFILAAQSHNPITNNLHQKMLASNYFAQAEALMVGKTDEQVRAEGAPEELVPHKRFLGNRPTTSILVGGSIGPAELGALIVYYEHLTFTEGAIWDVNSFDQWGVELGKVLAKKILKELDEAGNGEGHDSSTGGLIGAFKKYAKI, from the exons atgGCCCCCGCCAATACGCTGCCCGCTTGGGCCGAGCTTCAAGCTCACCGTGACAATGTCGGCAAAAACTTTGTTCTCAAAGAGGCCTTCGCTTCTGATCCGGAACGATTCTCTCGCTTCACTCGCACCTTCGATTCTAAGGGCGTTTCGGCCGAGATCCTCTTTGACTTTAGCAAGAACTTCTTAACTGAAGAGACCCTCGACTTGCTGGTCAAGCTTGCTGAGCAGGCTGGCGTGGAGAAGAAACGAGATGCCATGTTTGCTGGAGAGAAGATCAACTTTACGGAGAAGCGTGCCGTTTACCACACTGCTTTGCGAAACGTCGGCGGCTGGGACATGAAGGTTGATGGCGTGGATGTCATGAATGCCCCCGGCGGTGTCAATGATGTTTTGAAGCATATGAAGGAGTTCTCGGAGCAGGTCCGAAGTGGAGAGTGGAAGGGTTTCACCGGCAAGAAGCTGACTACCATTGTCAACGTCGGTATTGGCGGCTCTGACCT TGGCCCTGTCATGGTCACAGAAGCTCTGAAGCACTATGGAGCTGATGACATGACTCTTCACTTCGTCTCCAACATTGATGGAACTCACATGGCTGAGGCTCTCAAAAATTCTGATCCTGAGACCACCCTCTTCCTTATTGCCTCCAAGACGTTTACCACTGCTGAGACAACAACCAATGCCAATACTGCCAAGACCTGGTTCTTGGAAAAGACTGGAAACAAGGGTGAAATTGCGAAGCACTTTGTCGCTCTTTCCACCAATGAGCCTGAAGTCACCAAGTTTGGAATCGACAGCAGGAATATGTTTGGGTTTGAGAGCTGGGTAGGCGGTCGGTACTCTGTCTGGAGTGCTATCGGCCTCAGCGTTGCTTTGTACATTGGCTTTGACAATTTCCACAAGTTCCTCAGCGGTGCTCATGCCATGGACAAACATTTCCGCGAGACTCCCATCAAAAACAACATTCCTATTCTTGGTGGTTTGCTTAGCGTCTGGTACTCGGACTTTTTCCAGGCCCAGACTCACCTCGTTGCCCC GTTCGATCAGTACCTCCATCGCTTCCCCGCTTACTTACAGCAGCTCTCTATGGAGTCGAACGGAAAGTCCATTGCTTCTGATGGCTCCTCTGTCAAGTACACCACTG GCCCTATTCTCTTCGGCGAGCCTTGCACCAATGCTCAGCACTCTTTCTTCCAGCTTGTCCACCAGGGCACTAAGCTGATTCCTACTGACTTTATCCTGGCTGCTCAGTCTCACAACCCCATCACTAACAACCTGCACCAGAAGATGCTTGCGTCCAACTACTTTGCCCAAGCTGAGGCCTTGATGGTCGGAAAGACTGACGAGCAGGTCAGAGCTGAAGGCGCCCCCGAGGAGCTTGTTCCACACAAGCGCTTCCTCGGAAATCGCCCTACAACCTCCATCCTTGTTGGAGGATCAATTGGCCCTGCCGAGCTTGGAGCGCTGATTGTCTACTACGAGCACTTGACTTTCACTGAAGGTGCCATCTGGGACGTCAACAGCTTTGATCAGTGGGGCGTCGAGCTTGGAAAGGttctggccaagaagattcTCAAGGAGCTTGACGAGGCTGGCAATGGGGAGGGCCACGATAGCTCGACTGGTGGCCTTATTGGAGCGTTCAAGAAGTACGCCAAGATTTAA